A single Triticum dicoccoides isolate Atlit2015 ecotype Zavitan chromosome 2A, WEW_v2.0, whole genome shotgun sequence DNA region contains:
- the LOC119355808 gene encoding serine carboxypeptidase-like 35 isoform X1: MAMALLLLATAASAAVAGASWSPRPEGDLVTGLPGQPEVGFKHYAGYVDVGTGGDKALFYWFFEAEKEPEKKPLVLWLNGGPGCSSIAYGAAQELGPFLVRGYGANLTRNAYAWNKAVNLLFLEAPVGVGFSYTNETADLGRLGDRVTAQDSHTFLLNWLAKFPEFKGRDFYIAGESYAGHYVPQLADLIYEGNKAAGRGRIINLKGFMIGNAVLNDETDQLGMVEYAWSHAIISDELHSAVTRECDSFKEEADGGRPGKGCSSAVRAFMGAFDDIDIYSIYTPTCLSPSAADASPAPRPSRLVAAPRLFSQHEAWHMMRRAPAGYDPCTEAYVSRYFNRQDVQRALHANRTGLKYPYSPCSAVISKWNDSPPTVLPVLKKLMAAGLRIWVYRCSGDTDGRVPVTSTRYSVNAMKLRARARGGWRAWFYRQQVGGWAVEYEEGLTLVTVRGAGHQVPLFAPGRSLAMLYHFLRGQPLPPASTPR, from the exons ATGGCCATGGCACTGCTCCTCCTTGccacggcggcgtcggcggcggtcgcCGGAGCCTCCTGGAGCCCGCGGCCAGAGGGCGACCTCGTCACCGGTCTCCCCGGGCAACCAGAGGTCGGGTTCAAGCACTACGCCGGCTACGTCGACGTCGGAACGGGCGGCGACAAGGCGCTCTTCTACTGGTTCTTCGAGGCCGAGAAGGAGCCGGAGAAGAAGCCCCTCGTGCTGTGGCTCAACGGAG GGCCGGGATGCTCGTCCATCGCCTACGGCGCGGCCCAGGAGCTGGGCCCGTTCCTGGTCAGGGGCTACGGCGCCAACCTCACCCGCAACGCCTACGCGTGGAACAAAG CCGTGAACCTGCTGTTCCTGGAGGCGCCGGTGGGCGTGGGGTTCTCCTACACCAACGAGACGGCGGACCTGGGCCGCCTCGGCGACCGCGTGACGGCGCAGGACTCGCACACCTTCCTCCTCAACTGGCTCGCCAAGTTCCCCGAGTTCAAGGGCCGCGACTTCTACATCGCCGGAGAGAGCTACGCCG GGCACTACGTCCCACAGCTCGCAGATCTCATCTACGAGGGGAACAAAGCGGCGGGCAGAGGCAGGATCATCAACCTCAAAGGTTTCATG ATTGGCAACGCGGTGCTGAACGACGAGACGGACCAGCTGGGCATGGTGGAGTACGCGTGGAGCCACGCCATCATCTCCGACGAGCTGCACTCGGCGGTGACGCGGGAGTGCGACTCCTTCAAGGAGGAGGCCGACGGCGGCAGGCCCGGCAAGGGCTGCTCCTCCGCCGTCCGCGCCTTCATGGGCGCCTTCGACGACATCGACATCTACAGCATCTACACCCCGACGTGCCTCTCCCCCTCCGCCGCCGACGCCTCCCCGGCGCCGCGCCCGTCCAGGCTCGTCGCCGCGCCCCGCCTCTTCTCCCAGCAC GAAGCATGGCACATGATGAGGCGTGCGCCGGCGGGGTACGACCCGTGCACGGAGGCGTACGTGAGCAGGTATTTCAACCGCCAGGACGTGCAGCGCGCGCTGCACGCCAACCGGACGGGCCTCAAGTACCCATACTCGCCTTGCAG CGCGGTGATAAGTAAATGGAACGACTCGCCGCCGACCGTACtccccgtcctcaagaagctcatgGCCGCCGGACTGCGCATCTGGGTCTACAG ATGCAGCGGCGACACGGACGGGAGGGTGCCGGTGACGTCGACGCGGTACAGCGTGAACGCGATGAAGCTGCGGGCGCGGGCGAGGGGCGGGTGGAGGGCGTGGTTCTACCGGCAGCAGGTGGGCGGGTGGGCGGTGGAGTACGAGGAGGGGCTGACGCTGGTGACGGTGCGCGGCGCCGGGCACCAGGTGCCGCTCTTCGCGCCCGGCCGCTCGCTCGCCATGCTCTACCACTTCCTCCGGGGCCAGCCCCTGCCGCCGGCCTCCACCCCACGCTAG
- the LOC119355808 gene encoding serine carboxypeptidase-like 35 isoform X2 has product MAMALLLLATAASAAVAGASWSPRPEGDLVTGLPGQPEVGFKHYAGYVDVGTGGDKALFYWFFEAEKEPEKKPLVLWLNGGPGCSSIAYGAAQELGPFLVRGYGANLTRNAYAWNKAVNLLFLEAPVGVGFSYTNETADLGRLGDRVTAQDSHTFLLNWLAKFPEFKGRDFYIAGESYAGHYVPQLADLIYEGNKAAGRGRIINLKGFMIGNAVLNDETDQLGMVEYAWSHAIISDELHSAVTRECDSFKEEADGGRPGKGCSSAVRAFMGAFDDIDIYSIYTPTCLSPSAADASPAPRPSRLVAAPRLFSQHEAWHMMRRAPAGYDPCTEAYVSRYFNRQDVQRALHANRTGLKYPYSPCSAVISKWNDSPPTVLPVLKKLMAAGLRIWVYSGDTDGRVPVTSTRYSVNAMKLRARARGGWRAWFYRQQVGGWAVEYEEGLTLVTVRGAGHQVPLFAPGRSLAMLYHFLRGQPLPPASTPR; this is encoded by the exons ATGGCCATGGCACTGCTCCTCCTTGccacggcggcgtcggcggcggtcgcCGGAGCCTCCTGGAGCCCGCGGCCAGAGGGCGACCTCGTCACCGGTCTCCCCGGGCAACCAGAGGTCGGGTTCAAGCACTACGCCGGCTACGTCGACGTCGGAACGGGCGGCGACAAGGCGCTCTTCTACTGGTTCTTCGAGGCCGAGAAGGAGCCGGAGAAGAAGCCCCTCGTGCTGTGGCTCAACGGAG GGCCGGGATGCTCGTCCATCGCCTACGGCGCGGCCCAGGAGCTGGGCCCGTTCCTGGTCAGGGGCTACGGCGCCAACCTCACCCGCAACGCCTACGCGTGGAACAAAG CCGTGAACCTGCTGTTCCTGGAGGCGCCGGTGGGCGTGGGGTTCTCCTACACCAACGAGACGGCGGACCTGGGCCGCCTCGGCGACCGCGTGACGGCGCAGGACTCGCACACCTTCCTCCTCAACTGGCTCGCCAAGTTCCCCGAGTTCAAGGGCCGCGACTTCTACATCGCCGGAGAGAGCTACGCCG GGCACTACGTCCCACAGCTCGCAGATCTCATCTACGAGGGGAACAAAGCGGCGGGCAGAGGCAGGATCATCAACCTCAAAGGTTTCATG ATTGGCAACGCGGTGCTGAACGACGAGACGGACCAGCTGGGCATGGTGGAGTACGCGTGGAGCCACGCCATCATCTCCGACGAGCTGCACTCGGCGGTGACGCGGGAGTGCGACTCCTTCAAGGAGGAGGCCGACGGCGGCAGGCCCGGCAAGGGCTGCTCCTCCGCCGTCCGCGCCTTCATGGGCGCCTTCGACGACATCGACATCTACAGCATCTACACCCCGACGTGCCTCTCCCCCTCCGCCGCCGACGCCTCCCCGGCGCCGCGCCCGTCCAGGCTCGTCGCCGCGCCCCGCCTCTTCTCCCAGCAC GAAGCATGGCACATGATGAGGCGTGCGCCGGCGGGGTACGACCCGTGCACGGAGGCGTACGTGAGCAGGTATTTCAACCGCCAGGACGTGCAGCGCGCGCTGCACGCCAACCGGACGGGCCTCAAGTACCCATACTCGCCTTGCAG CGCGGTGATAAGTAAATGGAACGACTCGCCGCCGACCGTACtccccgtcctcaagaagctcatgGCCGCCGGACTGCGCATCTGGGTCTACAG CGGCGACACGGACGGGAGGGTGCCGGTGACGTCGACGCGGTACAGCGTGAACGCGATGAAGCTGCGGGCGCGGGCGAGGGGCGGGTGGAGGGCGTGGTTCTACCGGCAGCAGGTGGGCGGGTGGGCGGTGGAGTACGAGGAGGGGCTGACGCTGGTGACGGTGCGCGGCGCCGGGCACCAGGTGCCGCTCTTCGCGCCCGGCCGCTCGCTCGCCATGCTCTACCACTTCCTCCGGGGCCAGCCCCTGCCGCCGGCCTCCACCCCACGCTAG
- the LOC119355809 gene encoding ATP-dependent Clp protease proteolytic subunit-like, whose translation MLRRLASAAAPRAFFSPSPAAGHAPRREYGLVPMVIEHTSRGERAYDIFSRLLKERIVCIHGPIADDTASLVVAQLLFLESENPAKPIHLYINSPGGVVTAGLAIYDTMQYIRSPVTTLCIGQAASMGSLLLAAGAPGERRALPNARVMIHQPSGGASGQASDIAIQAKEILKVRDRLNKIYAKHTGQAIDRIEQCMERDMFMDPVEAHAWGLIDEVIEHRPISLVSDTVSSEPPKNAGGGENKGTEEPSPA comes from the coding sequence atgctgcgccgcctcgcctccgccgccgccccgcgggcCTTCTTCTCGCCCTCCCCGGCGGCGGGCCACGCCCCGCGCCGCGAGTACGGGCTGGTCCCCATGGTCATCGAGCACACCTCCCGCGGGGAGCGCGCCTACGACATCTTCTCCCGCCTCCTCAAGGAGCGCATCGTCTGCATCCACGGGCCCATCGCCGACGACACGGCCTCGCTCGTCGTCGCGCAGCTGCTCTTCCTCGAGTCCGAGAACCCCGCCAAGCCGATCCACCTCTACATCAACTCCCCCGGCGGGGTCGTCACCGCGGGCCTCGCGATCTACGACACCATGCAGTACATCCGCTCCCCGGTCACCACGCTCTGCATCGGCCAGGCCGCCTCCATGGGCTCGCTGCTGCTCGCCGCCGGCGCGCCCGGCGAGCGGCGCGCGCTGCCCAACGCCCGGGTTATGATCCACCAGCCGTCGGGCGGTGCCTCCGGGCAGGCCTCCGACATTGCGATCCAGGCCAAGGAGATCCTCAAGGTGCGCGACCGCCTCAACAAGATCTACGCCAAGCACACGGGCCAGGCCATCGACCGCATCGAGCAGTGTATGGAGAGGGACATGTTTATGGACCCAGTGGAGGCGCACGCCTGGGGGCTCATCGATGAGGTCATCGAGCACCGCCCAATTTCACTCGTTTCTGATACCGTGAGCAGCGAGCCGCCGAAGAACGCCggaggaggggaaaacaagggAACAGAGGAGCCGTCTCCAGCTTGA